The Brasilonema sennae CENA114 genome includes a region encoding these proteins:
- a CDS encoding NADH dehydrogenase subunit K has protein sequence MVLDTNIEQQKERILNPISRTTVTQDLSENVILTTVDDLYNWVRLSSLWPMLFGTACCFIEFAALIGSRFDFDRFGLIPRSSPRQADLIITAGTITMKMAPQLVRLYEQMPEPKYVIAMGACTITGGMFSVDSPSAVRGVDKLIPVDVYLPGCPPRPEAIIDAIIKLRKKIANDSMQERDRIKQTHRYYSTTHNLKPAEQIHTGHYLRTESRFAPPKELTEAIGLPVPPALLTQKVQKEETKRG, from the coding sequence ATGGTCTTAGATACTAACATAGAACAGCAAAAAGAGCGCATTCTCAACCCGATTTCGCGGACTACAGTAACCCAAGATTTGTCAGAAAACGTTATTCTGACGACGGTTGATGACCTCTACAACTGGGTGCGCCTCTCTAGCCTTTGGCCAATGCTGTTTGGCACCGCTTGCTGCTTTATTGAGTTTGCAGCTTTGATTGGTTCCCGATTTGACTTTGACCGCTTTGGTTTGATTCCCCGTTCTAGCCCTCGTCAAGCTGACTTAATTATTACTGCAGGCACAATTACCATGAAGATGGCACCTCAGCTTGTGCGTCTTTATGAGCAAATGCCAGAACCCAAGTACGTAATTGCTATGGGTGCTTGCACGATTACTGGCGGTATGTTCAGCGTAGATTCTCCTTCAGCGGTACGCGGTGTCGATAAATTGATTCCAGTGGATGTTTACTTACCCGGTTGTCCCCCACGTCCAGAAGCAATTATTGACGCAATTATCAAGCTGCGGAAGAAGATAGCAAATGATTCGATGCAGGAACGCGATCGAATTAAGCAAACCCACCGCTACTACAGCACAACTCACAACCTCAAACCCGCAGAGCAAATCCACACTGGTCACTATTTGCGGACTGAGTCTCGCTTCGCACCACCGAAGGAGTTGACTGAGGCGATCGGTTTACCCGTCCCACCTGCTCTTTTGACTCAAAAGGTACAAAAGGAGGAAACTAAGCGTGGCTGA
- a CDS encoding Rpn family recombination-promoting nuclease/putative transposase encodes MRTDKIFYSLFQAFPSIFFDIIGDTTINPNTYEFVSVELKETAFRIDGVFVPATETTKEPVYFVEVQFQLDSNFYRRFFAEIFLYLRQNTSVKFWRAVVIYPNQSLDPDDQQPYQLLLESPQVQRIYLDELGTAAENSLQLAVVQLIIERQETAVDRGRELILRARQQLADEATRKQIVELIETILLYKFTQLSREELAAMLGIDDEFKNTRMYQSIKEEGKEEGKEEGLEEGKLQAKLEAVPRLLTLGLSVEQVARTLDLTLEQVQQAAQNQSS; translated from the coding sequence GTGCGGACTGACAAAATATTCTACAGTTTGTTTCAAGCTTTTCCCAGCATTTTTTTTGACATAATTGGCGACACAACCATCAATCCCAATACTTATGAATTCGTTTCCGTTGAACTCAAAGAAACTGCCTTTCGGATTGATGGTGTATTTGTCCCAGCAACTGAAACCACAAAGGAGCCAGTTTACTTTGTCGAAGTTCAGTTTCAACTAGACTCAAATTTTTATAGGCGCTTTTTTGCAGAAATCTTTCTCTATCTGCGTCAAAATACATCCGTTAAGTTTTGGCGTGCAGTTGTAATCTATCCCAACCAAAGTTTAGATCCAGACGATCAACAGCCATATCAGTTGTTGCTGGAGAGTCCACAAGTCCAGCGGATTTATTTAGATGAATTAGGCACAGCAGCAGAAAACTCGCTTCAACTTGCGGTTGTGCAGCTAATTATAGAGCGGCAAGAGACAGCCGTTGATCGAGGTAGAGAATTAATTTTGCGCGCAAGACAACAACTGGCAGATGAAGCAACCAGGAAGCAAATTGTAGAATTGATAGAAACCATCCTGTTGTACAAGTTTACTCAATTAAGCCGAGAGGAGTTGGCAGCAATGTTGGGCATAGATGACGAATTCAAAAACACAAGGATGTATCAATCCATTAAAGAGGAAGGTAAGGAAGAAGGTAAGGAGGAAGGTTTAGAAGAAGGTAAGCTGCAAGCAAAGTTAGAAGCAGTACCCCGATTGTTAACTTTAGGTTTGAGTGTCGAACAAGTAGCAAGGACTTTGGATTTGACGCTGGAGCAAGTACAGCAAGCAGCCCAAAACCAATCTAGCTGA
- a CDS encoding tetratricopeptide repeat protein, protein MQVPLYKNRLPTLVGLILVIQSLVCPSSSASPPPAAPLSHHLLKLAQYIDSSAQDYLTQGLEAIQVGRVKDAIALFRKATELDPNLAAAHYNLGLALRQAGQLQPAADAFYKATQSDPQFAQAYADLGGSLLEGSNWQQANDYLQRAIQLDPKLGTAHYNLGLLREQQRDCEQAIASFKKAIELTKNAPEPAYHMGICYLQQGQTDKAKDAFRKAVKRNPKYSEAHYELGAILLNQRKLKDALEAFRKSAQANTNNANAYYSAGLVFIELKQYPQAAEVLQYARDLYKAQKNFQWAKNAQNLWQQISNVNYPPR, encoded by the coding sequence ATGCAGGTTCCTCTTTATAAAAATCGCCTTCCTACTTTAGTGGGTTTGATATTAGTGATCCAAAGCCTTGTGTGCCCATCATCCTCAGCTTCTCCACCTCCGGCTGCTCCTTTATCTCATCACCTTCTCAAACTGGCGCAATACATTGATAGCAGCGCTCAAGATTACTTAACACAAGGGTTAGAAGCCATTCAGGTGGGGAGAGTCAAAGATGCGATCGCCTTATTTCGTAAAGCCACAGAACTTGATCCCAACTTAGCCGCAGCTCACTACAACTTAGGATTAGCACTGCGACAAGCAGGACAATTACAACCTGCGGCTGATGCATTTTACAAAGCGACACAATCTGATCCCCAGTTTGCCCAGGCATATGCTGATCTCGGTGGCTCGCTTTTAGAAGGGAGTAATTGGCAGCAAGCGAACGATTATTTGCAACGAGCAATACAACTTGATCCTAAATTAGGAACGGCTCACTATAATTTAGGGTTGCTGCGCGAGCAACAACGAGATTGTGAGCAAGCGATCGCATCCTTTAAAAAAGCAATTGAACTGACCAAAAACGCACCAGAACCTGCTTATCATATGGGCATCTGTTATTTACAACAGGGGCAAACTGATAAAGCAAAAGATGCCTTTCGCAAAGCAGTTAAAAGAAATCCCAAATATTCCGAAGCTCATTACGAACTCGGTGCAATTTTGTTAAATCAAAGAAAATTAAAAGATGCATTAGAAGCTTTTAGAAAATCAGCACAAGCAAACACAAATAATGCCAATGCTTATTATAGCGCTGGGTTAGTTTTTATAGAGTTAAAGCAATATCCACAGGCAGCAGAAGTGTTGCAATATGCCAGAGATCTATACAAAGCTCAGAAGAATTTCCAGTGGGCGAAAAATGCACAAAATTTGTGGCAACAAATATCAAACGTAAATTATCCACCTCGTTAA
- the ndhC gene encoding photosynthetic/respiratory NAD(P)H-quinone oxidoreductase subunit C, with protein sequence MFVLSGYEYLLGFLIICSLVPALALSASKLLRPSGRNPERRTTYESGMEPIGGAWIQFNIRYYMFALVFVIFDVETVFLYPWAVAFHRLGLLAFIEALVFIAILVVALAYAWRKGALEWS encoded by the coding sequence GTGTTTGTCCTTAGCGGTTACGAGTATCTTCTTGGCTTCTTAATTATCTGTAGCCTAGTGCCTGCCTTGGCTCTGTCAGCGTCCAAGCTCCTGCGACCCAGCGGTCGCAACCCAGAACGGCGCACCACATATGAATCTGGCATGGAACCCATTGGTGGAGCTTGGATTCAATTCAACATTCGCTACTACATGTTCGCGCTGGTCTTCGTCATCTTTGATGTTGAGACTGTATTTTTGTATCCTTGGGCGGTTGCTTTCCACCGTCTTGGGCTATTGGCATTTATTGAAGCGCTGGTTTTTATTGCAATTCTTGTCGTTGCCCTAGCGTACGCATGGCGTAAAGGAGCTTTGGAATGGTCTTAG